A region from the Nitrospirota bacterium genome encodes:
- the folD gene encoding bifunctional methylenetetrahydrofolate dehydrogenase/methenyltetrahydrofolate cyclohydrolase FolD — MSATIIDGKRVAKEITDGLKSEVDALKAKGVAPGLAVVLVGENPASKKYVASKEKTCETLGIKSIGCKVPDTISQTELLKIIDDLNNDPAVHGILVQLPLPKHLSEKEVMHRISPLKDVDGFGPDSLGRLVLDEPGFLPCTPHGCIKLIEAYGVDCQGKHAVVVGRSVIVGKPVSLLLLRKNATVTICHSKTANLKDVCLSGDIVVAAVGKAEMVKGDWIKPGATVIDVGINVSSDGKLVGDVEFEAAKERAGFISPVPGGVGPMTIAMLMYNTVEAAKNMLK, encoded by the coding sequence ATGTCAGCTACAATAATAGACGGTAAGAGAGTGGCTAAGGAGATAACGGACGGGTTGAAGTCGGAGGTGGATGCTCTTAAGGCTAAAGGGGTGGCCCCCGGGCTTGCCGTGGTGTTAGTTGGTGAGAATCCGGCATCGAAAAAGTATGTTGCAAGCAAAGAAAAAACCTGTGAAACCCTGGGGATAAAGAGCATCGGCTGTAAGGTGCCTGACACCATCTCTCAGACAGAGCTCCTCAAGATAATAGATGACTTAAACAACGACCCTGCTGTGCACGGAATTTTGGTACAACTTCCGCTACCTAAGCACCTAAGTGAAAAGGAGGTCATGCACAGGATCTCACCCTTAAAGGATGTGGATGGCTTTGGTCCGGACTCTCTTGGCCGCCTTGTGCTTGATGAGCCCGGCTTTTTACCATGCACTCCGCATGGCTGCATCAAGCTTATTGAGGCTTACGGCGTGGATTGCCAGGGTAAGCACGCAGTTGTTGTAGGGCGCAGTGTGATTGTGGGAAAACCTGTGTCACTTCTGCTGCTTAGGAAAAATGCCACCGTCACAATCTGTCACAGCAAGACTGCCAACCTGAAAGATGTTTGCCTCTCTGGGGACATTGTGGTAGCAGCAGTGGGTAAGGCTGAGATGGTAAAGGGCGATTGGATAAAGCCGGGTGCCACCGTGATAGACGTAGGGATAAATGTCTCCTCAGACGGGAAACTTGTTGGTGATGTTGAGTTTGAAGCGGCTAAGGAAAGAGCCGGATTCATATCTCCGGTGCCGGGAGGCGTGGGTCCCATGACTATAGCCATGCTTATGTATAACACGGTGGAAGCCGCCAAAAATATGCTAAAATAG
- the folE gene encoding GTP cyclohydrolase I FolE — MDKEKIKEGIRLIIEGIGEDAQRPGIRRTPERVAAMYEEILSGMEIPFEEILVPIEGENHDEMVILKDIQFYSICEHHLLPFFGKANIAYIPHKGNIVGIGELARALDLLAKRLQVQERLTTQLADAIMHTLKPRGTMVIIEAEHLCLSMRGLKKPGSRVVTSAVRGIFRTKQSTREEMLELIKG, encoded by the coding sequence ATGGATAAAGAGAAAATAAAAGAAGGAATACGTCTGATAATAGAAGGAATCGGGGAGGACGCACAAAGGCCTGGCATACGCAGAACTCCGGAGCGGGTGGCTGCCATGTATGAGGAAATACTCTCCGGTATGGAAATCCCGTTTGAAGAGATCCTTGTTCCAATAGAGGGCGAAAACCACGATGAGATGGTAATTCTTAAAGACATTCAGTTTTATTCCATCTGTGAGCACCATCTCCTGCCGTTTTTTGGTAAGGCCAACATCGCATACATTCCCCATAAGGGAAACATTGTTGGGATTGGGGAGTTGGCACGCGCTCTGGATCTCCTTGCAAAAAGACTACAGGTACAGGAAAGGCTGACAACACAGTTGGCTGATGCAATAATGCACACGCTTAAGCCCCGTGGGACTATGGTCATAATAGAGGCCGAGCACTTGTGTTTGAGTATGAGGGGGCTGAAAAAACCGGGCTCCCGTGTGGTAACATCAGCAGTGCGAGGAATTTTCAGAACTAAGCAGTCAACAAGAGAGGAAATGCTTGAACTTATAAAGGGGTAA
- a CDS encoding 5-formyltetrahydrofolate cyclo-ligase gives MIKEEGKTTLRKKILGIRDSLDKEGRRQKDDMIKTRLYSLNELLGAGCIMFFASFKTEPNTFPMIEQALAMKKTVILPRVNREKHILEAYKVNTLNGLKLGYMGILEPDSDLSEPVNGAAIDLIVLPGAAFDRAGGRLGYGGGYYDGFISALGKRPCLVAICYREQVISEVPVESHDVRVDKIVTDYEVIDVNG, from the coding sequence ATGATAAAAGAAGAGGGAAAGACAACCCTGAGAAAAAAGATACTTGGTATCAGAGATTCTCTTGACAAGGAAGGCAGAAGGCAGAAAGACGACATGATTAAAACCAGACTGTACTCATTAAATGAGCTGCTTGGTGCAGGTTGCATCATGTTCTTTGCGTCTTTTAAAACTGAGCCAAACACCTTTCCAATGATTGAGCAGGCACTTGCTATGAAAAAAACAGTGATTCTTCCAAGAGTCAACAGGGAAAAGCACATTTTGGAAGCTTATAAGGTAAATACTCTCAATGGTTTGAAGCTGGGATATATGGGGATTTTAGAGCCAGACAGCGATTTATCAGAGCCTGTTAACGGAGCTGCCATAGATTTAATAGTATTGCCTGGGGCTGCCTTTGACAGAGCCGGCGGACGTCTTGGCTATGGCGGCGGGTACTATGACGGTTTTATTTCCGCTTTAGGTAAAAGACCCTGTCTTGTTGCCATCTGTTATAGAGAACAAGTGATATCTGAGGTGCCGGTTGAGAGCCACGATGTGAGGGTTGATAAGATTGTAACTGATTATGAGGTAATTGATGTCAATGGATAA
- a CDS encoding AAA family ATPase, giving the protein MKIAVTGKGGVGKTTLSSVMSYLYAKEGKKVIAVDADPDANLATALGFSDTEIEGMRPIAEMAELIAERTGARPGAMGGVFKLNPKVDDIPEGCSRTTVDGIKLLIMGKSKEASSGCYCPENVFLKRLLKHLVVERDDVVIVDMEAGIEHLTRGTAEGVDAFVVVVEPGKRSIQTAISVRDMAKQLGVSHVYVVAGKVRNDSDIEFIKKNIEGMELIGSVRFTEEISNADMQGAAVFKAAPSALKDIAAIKNTLDGKVSGGQEAA; this is encoded by the coding sequence ATGAAAATTGCGGTGACAGGTAAAGGCGGCGTCGGTAAGACGACGTTGTCCTCGGTGATGAGTTATCTGTATGCTAAAGAGGGCAAAAAGGTGATTGCCGTGGATGCCGACCCTGATGCCAATCTGGCAACAGCTCTGGGCTTTAGTGATACTGAGATAGAGGGGATGAGACCCATTGCAGAGATGGCTGAGCTGATAGCCGAGCGCACGGGGGCACGGCCTGGAGCGATGGGGGGCGTGTTTAAGCTTAACCCCAAAGTGGATGACATACCGGAGGGATGTAGCCGCACTACGGTTGATGGTATAAAACTCCTTATCATGGGTAAGTCTAAGGAGGCCTCATCGGGCTGTTACTGTCCGGAAAACGTGTTTTTAAAGCGGCTGCTTAAACACCTTGTTGTTGAGCGTGATGACGTTGTTATTGTGGATATGGAGGCAGGGATTGAGCATCTTACACGGGGAACTGCTGAGGGGGTGGACGCTTTCGTTGTTGTCGTTGAACCCGGGAAAAGGAGCATTCAAACTGCCATTTCAGTAAGGGATATGGCAAAGCAGCTTGGAGTTTCCCATGTTTACGTTGTTGCCGGGAAGGTCAGAAACGACTCAGACATTGAATTCATTAAAAAAAACATAGAAGGGATGGAGTTAATTGGCTCTGTGCGGTTTACTGAGGAGATATCAAATGCCGATATGCAGGGGGCAGCGGTTTTTAAAGCGGCTCCGTCGGCTCTGAAAGATATAGCGGCTATTAAAAATACACTTGATGGCAAAGTCTCAGGGGGGCAGGAGGCCGCTTAA
- a CDS encoding HDOD domain-containing protein: MAEKKEDAINVLKRRLQESNDFPALSRAVTMVSQKASKHEVTSIHDITGEILDDISITNKLLKKVNTFAYASAHGAGKIDTISRAVFVVGFEKIKNIALSLLLFESLKDKDSALRLKEEIIGSYLSGSIAREMADAGGIRNTEEIFIYAIFHNLGRLLVTFLMPYEAQKVKSMIAKKKISEQEASRTVLGKSYDDIGIIIADDWSFSKEMLQTMKPIKEKIVPAPRFTIEKKHTLVCFANEMSRIMMLPDAGNAQEQFALFMRRYKDCFDISRDRIAQIADISIKDLSEYMSGLDPKIASVISVEKLTANVEQLRELDENAIKKAVVKKQEAEKIKSMYSSEPREMPQNAVVLLNNGIADISKYISDGRSFNDILSAIIQVMYNAMGFSRVIFGVKNTSDLSVVGRFGLGNNIKEIIPDFKFKLSGGSDVFNLVLSKRTDVIIQDINDPNVRSRIPDWYRKLFDAETFMLLHVTVDDKPIGIIYADKPQAGDIKIPQALFTSLKILRDHLLMAIKKSHHN, encoded by the coding sequence ATGGCTGAAAAGAAAGAAGATGCTATAAATGTTTTGAAAAGAAGACTTCAGGAGTCCAACGACTTTCCTGCGCTTTCCCGGGCCGTTACAATGGTAAGCCAGAAGGCTTCAAAGCATGAGGTAACCTCTATTCATGATATTACTGGTGAAATCCTTGACGATATATCAATAACTAATAAGCTCCTGAAAAAAGTAAACACCTTTGCTTATGCCTCTGCACATGGTGCTGGCAAGATTGATACCATATCAAGGGCGGTATTTGTTGTTGGTTTTGAGAAGATTAAAAACATTGCCCTGTCACTGCTTCTGTTTGAAAGCTTAAAGGATAAGGACTCTGCCTTGCGCCTTAAAGAGGAGATTATTGGCTCATACTTAAGCGGCTCCATAGCAAGGGAAATGGCCGATGCCGGAGGTATCAGAAACACTGAGGAGATATTTATATATGCCATATTCCATAATTTAGGACGGCTTCTTGTGACATTTCTCATGCCCTATGAAGCACAAAAGGTAAAGAGCATGATTGCTAAGAAGAAAATAAGCGAGCAGGAGGCATCCAGAACGGTTTTAGGTAAGAGCTATGATGATATAGGGATTATTATAGCCGATGACTGGAGTTTTTCTAAGGAGATGCTTCAGACGATGAAGCCAATTAAGGAAAAAATCGTACCTGCGCCAAGATTTACAATTGAGAAAAAACATACACTTGTGTGCTTTGCAAACGAAATGAGCAGAATAATGATGCTGCCTGATGCCGGAAACGCACAAGAGCAATTTGCCTTATTTATGAGGCGATATAAGGACTGTTTTGACATTTCCAGAGACAGAATAGCGCAGATAGCAGATATCTCCATTAAAGACCTGTCTGAGTATATGTCCGGGCTTGATCCTAAGATAGCTTCTGTCATATCTGTGGAAAAACTAACTGCAAATGTTGAACAATTAAGAGAACTGGATGAAAACGCCATAAAGAAAGCAGTTGTTAAAAAGCAGGAAGCTGAAAAGATAAAATCTATGTACAGTTCCGAGCCACGTGAAATGCCACAAAATGCTGTTGTTTTGCTAAATAATGGAATTGCCGATATTTCCAAATACATTTCAGACGGACGCTCATTTAACGACATCTTAAGTGCGATAATTCAGGTAATGTACAATGCCATGGGGTTTAGCCGTGTCATATTTGGCGTTAAAAACACCTCAGATTTGAGCGTGGTGGGGCGCTTTGGCCTGGGAAACAACATTAAAGAGATAATCCCTGATTTCAAGTTTAAACTTTCCGGCGGAAGCGATGTCTTTAACCTCGTGCTGTCAAAGAGAACAGACGTAATAATTCAGGACATAAATGACCCTAACGTCAGATCAAGGATACCAGACTGGTACAGAAAGCTATTTGATGCTGAAACCTTCATGTTGCTGCACGTTACAGTTGATGACAAACCTATTGGGATAATCTATGCTGATAAGCCGCAAGCAGGAGATATTAAAATTCCTCAGGCGTTATTTACCTCTTTGAAAATCCTCCGTGATCACTTGCTTATGGCTATCAAGAAAAGCCATCATAATTAA